A genomic stretch from Bosea sp. F3-2 includes:
- a CDS encoding CoA ester lyase has product MVNLPAIRAPLFVPADRPDRFAKAAASGTDAIILDLEDAVAARAKETARHALATGFTDLPVIVRLNAHGTHWHEADVTAVAGLDVSAAILPKAEDPATCAIVACRLGRPLIALIESARGLANARAIAATVDVARLAFGSVDYCADLGCAHLRDILLPARQELVLASRLAGIVAPLDGVTVRMGDPTAAYEDALHARNLGMTGKLCIHPSQIAEVKRAFAPSRDEIDWAHRVLATGSGVTSVDGAMVDEPVRIRARMIVEQVEER; this is encoded by the coding sequence ATGGTGAACCTGCCGGCAATTCGCGCGCCTCTTTTCGTTCCCGCCGATCGGCCCGACCGGTTTGCCAAGGCCGCGGCTTCCGGCACGGATGCCATCATCCTCGACCTCGAGGACGCCGTGGCTGCCCGTGCGAAAGAGACGGCACGGCACGCGCTGGCCACCGGCTTCACCGACCTGCCGGTGATTGTGCGCCTGAACGCCCACGGCACCCACTGGCATGAGGCCGACGTGACGGCCGTCGCCGGGTTGGACGTCTCTGCTGCGATCCTGCCGAAGGCCGAGGATCCCGCGACTTGCGCGATCGTAGCCTGCAGGCTTGGCCGCCCCCTGATTGCTCTGATCGAGAGCGCCCGTGGCCTTGCCAATGCCCGCGCTATTGCAGCGACGGTGGACGTGGCGCGGTTGGCTTTCGGTTCCGTCGACTATTGTGCGGATCTGGGCTGCGCGCATCTACGCGACATTCTGCTGCCCGCAAGGCAAGAGCTGGTGCTGGCCTCGCGGCTTGCCGGGATTGTCGCGCCGCTCGACGGGGTGACCGTCCGGATGGGCGACCCGACGGCGGCTTACGAAGATGCGCTGCATGCCCGAAATTTGGGGATGACAGGCAAGCTCTGCATCCACCCCTCGCAGATTGCCGAGGTCAAACGCGCCTTCGCGCCGTCCAGGGATGAGATCGACTGGGCCCATCGCGTCCTTGCGACCGGCAGCGGTGTCACGTCTGTCGATGGTGCAATGGTGGATGAACCCGTGCGCATACGGGCCCGCATGATCGTGGAACAGGTGGAAGAACGATGA
- a CDS encoding acyl-CoA dehydrogenase family protein, with translation MNENAHEDIRAAVRALCAEFPPEYHRKVDEARGYPEEFVAALTKAGWMAALIPEQYGGSELGLTEASVIMEEINRAGGNSGACHGQMYNMGTLIRHGSEEQRKRYLPKIATGELRLQSMGVTEPTTGTDTTRIKTTAVKKGDRWVINGQKVWISRIQHSDLMILLARTTPLDQVKKKSEGLSIFIVDLHEAQAKGMTVRPILNMVNHETNELFFDNLEIPAENLIGEEGQGFKYILTGLNAERTLIAAECIGDGYWFIDKVTNYTKERVVFGRPIGQNQGVQFPIAESFIEVEAANLMRFEACRRYDAHEPCGTQANMAKYLAAKASWEAANACLQFHGGFGFACEYDVERKFRETRLYQVAPISTNLILSYVAEHVLGLPRSF, from the coding sequence ATGAACGAAAATGCCCATGAGGACATCCGAGCCGCCGTAAGGGCGCTCTGCGCGGAGTTTCCGCCGGAGTATCACCGCAAGGTGGACGAGGCGCGCGGCTATCCTGAAGAATTCGTCGCCGCGCTGACCAAGGCCGGCTGGATGGCGGCTTTGATCCCGGAGCAATATGGCGGATCGGAGCTCGGCCTCACCGAAGCTTCCGTCATCATGGAGGAGATCAACCGGGCCGGCGGCAATTCCGGCGCCTGCCATGGCCAGATGTACAATATGGGCACGCTGATCCGGCACGGCTCGGAGGAGCAGCGCAAGCGCTACCTGCCCAAGATCGCAACCGGCGAACTCCGCCTGCAATCGATGGGCGTGACCGAGCCGACGACCGGAACCGACACCACCCGGATCAAGACGACAGCAGTCAAGAAGGGCGATCGCTGGGTCATCAACGGCCAGAAGGTCTGGATCAGCCGCATCCAGCACTCGGACCTGATGATCCTGCTGGCGCGGACCACCCCGCTCGACCAGGTGAAGAAGAAGTCGGAAGGGCTCTCGATCTTCATCGTCGACCTGCACGAGGCGCAGGCGAAAGGGATGACCGTCCGGCCGATCCTCAACATGGTCAACCATGAGACCAACGAGCTGTTCTTCGACAATCTCGAGATCCCGGCCGAGAACCTGATCGGCGAGGAAGGGCAGGGCTTCAAGTATATCCTCACCGGGCTCAACGCCGAGCGCACGCTGATCGCGGCCGAATGCATCGGCGACGGCTACTGGTTCATCGACAAGGTCACGAACTACACGAAGGAGCGCGTCGTCTTCGGCCGGCCGATCGGCCAGAACCAGGGCGTGCAGTTCCCCATCGCCGAAAGCTTCATCGAGGTCGAAGCCGCGAACCTGATGCGCTTCGAGGCTTGCCGCCGGTACGATGCGCACGAGCCCTGCGGCACCCAGGCCAACATGGCGAAGTACCTCGCCGCCAAGGCGAGTTGGGAGGCGGCCAATGCCTGCCTACAGTTCCATGGCGGCTTCGGCTTTGCCTGCGAATACGATGTCGAGCGCAAGTTCCGCGAGACCCGCCTCTACCAAGTGGCGCCGATCTCGACGAACCTGATCCTGTCCTATGTCGCCGAGCACGTCCTCGGCCTGCCGAGGTCCTTCTGA
- a CDS encoding iron-containing alcohol dehydrogenase, translated as MNDFIFNTTKTIVSQLGAAARIAEIVIPVLGPRIVLVTDAGLRRAGLIEPALASLRSAGASVEIFDEVVADPPEANVLALVGLIREHETTGVLAIGGGSPMDVAKVAALIAGGGEQLSEVYGVNKARGPRLPLALVPTTAGTGSEVTPVAIITTGEAMKAGVVSPLLLPDIAVLDAELTIGLPAAVTAATGIDAMVHAIESYASASPNNNPISQGLARQALRLLGANIREATFNGANRDARAAMLLGSLFAGQAFGNSPVAAVHALAYPIGGHFHVPHGLSNALVLAPVLRFNLPKARHIYAEIAADAFPELTAIAFDARGEAFVDKLVELNRDLKVPEGLHSVQIPRDALPMMARDAMKQTRLLVNNPRELSYEDVLGIYEEAF; from the coding sequence ATGAACGACTTCATCTTCAACACGACGAAGACCATCGTCTCGCAGTTGGGCGCTGCAGCACGGATCGCGGAGATCGTCATTCCGGTTCTTGGGCCGCGCATCGTGCTCGTAACGGACGCCGGTTTGCGACGCGCAGGCCTGATCGAACCAGCTCTTGCATCGCTCAGAAGCGCGGGCGCCTCGGTCGAGATTTTCGACGAGGTCGTGGCCGACCCGCCCGAGGCCAATGTCCTCGCACTGGTTGGTCTCATCCGTGAGCACGAGACCACGGGAGTGCTCGCCATCGGCGGCGGGTCTCCCATGGACGTGGCCAAGGTGGCTGCGTTGATCGCGGGCGGCGGCGAACAGCTCTCCGAGGTCTACGGCGTCAACAAGGCACGCGGCCCCCGCCTCCCGCTGGCCCTGGTCCCGACAACCGCTGGCACCGGTTCCGAGGTCACGCCGGTTGCGATCATCACCACCGGCGAGGCGATGAAGGCCGGTGTCGTCTCGCCGCTGCTGCTGCCAGACATCGCCGTGCTGGATGCCGAACTCACCATCGGCCTGCCGGCCGCGGTGACCGCAGCGACCGGCATCGACGCCATGGTGCACGCCATCGAGTCCTATGCCTCGGCCTCCCCGAACAACAACCCGATCTCGCAAGGCCTTGCGCGCCAGGCCCTGCGATTGCTGGGCGCCAACATCCGCGAGGCGACTTTCAACGGCGCCAATCGCGATGCCCGCGCCGCGATGCTGCTCGGCTCGCTCTTCGCCGGGCAGGCCTTCGGCAACTCGCCGGTGGCAGCGGTACACGCGCTGGCCTATCCGATCGGTGGGCATTTCCATGTGCCGCACGGATTGTCGAACGCGCTGGTGCTTGCGCCCGTTCTGCGATTCAATCTTCCGAAAGCCCGGCATATCTACGCAGAGATCGCCGCTGACGCATTCCCGGAACTCACCGCTATCGCCTTTGACGCGCGTGGTGAGGCCTTCGTAGACAAGCTGGTCGAGCTCAACCGTGACTTGAAAGTGCCCGAGGGCCTGCATTCCGTTCAAATCCCGCGCGACGCGCTGCCGATGATGGCTCGCGATGCGATGAAACAGACACGCCTCCTGGTGAATAATCCCCGCGAACTGTCCTATGAAGACGTATTGGGGATTTATGAGGAGGCATTTTGA
- a CDS encoding alpha/beta hydrolase: MSLSAGGSRSSIREETKMPLNEHVAIMLDSPRAKFARPLHELTIAEARGEAEKLASLQGEPAEIAFVSNRYIDRPGGAIRVRLYKHRDEATAEPVLIYFHGGGFMIGSLDSFDRVCRRIAATSGCAVLSVDYRLSPEHPYPAATDDAWTVTQWLAREGGRWGLDPGRLAVAGDSAGATLAASVTQAARKAGSPAIRHQALIYPALDLTTRVYPSKIDNAEGYRLTMAAVEWFYGHYLPDRERASEIAASPLLTDDFANLPPATVLTAEFDPLRDEGDAYAAALAAAGVPVEHIRMEGMIHGFLGFFAQVPQCVEVLDRMALSIKAALTA; this comes from the coding sequence GTGTCGCTCTCCGCCGGAGGAAGTCGCTCATCGATCCGGGAGGAGACCAAAATGCCATTGAACGAACACGTCGCGATCATGCTCGATTCGCCGCGGGCAAAATTCGCGCGCCCCCTGCACGAGTTGACCATCGCCGAGGCGCGAGGGGAGGCAGAGAAGCTCGCATCGCTACAAGGCGAACCGGCGGAGATCGCGTTTGTCAGCAACCGCTATATCGATCGCCCGGGCGGCGCGATCCGCGTGCGGCTCTACAAGCACCGGGACGAGGCCACCGCGGAGCCCGTGCTGATCTACTTCCACGGCGGTGGCTTCATGATCGGCTCATTGGATTCCTTCGATCGAGTCTGCCGGCGCATCGCCGCCACGAGCGGCTGTGCCGTCTTATCGGTGGATTATCGGCTGAGCCCCGAGCATCCCTATCCTGCGGCGACCGACGATGCCTGGACAGTGACGCAATGGCTGGCCCGCGAAGGCGGGAGATGGGGGCTCGATCCTGGCCGGCTCGCGGTTGCAGGCGACAGTGCAGGCGCCACGCTCGCGGCATCCGTCACGCAGGCGGCACGCAAGGCTGGCTCGCCGGCGATCCGGCACCAGGCGCTGATTTATCCGGCGCTGGACCTGACGACGCGGGTGTATCCTTCGAAGATCGACAATGCCGAAGGCTATCGATTGACCATGGCTGCAGTCGAATGGTTCTATGGCCACTATCTGCCCGATCGCGAACGCGCCTCGGAAATTGCCGCCTCGCCGCTTTTGACGGATGACTTCGCGAACCTCCCTCCCGCCACGGTCCTGACGGCCGAGTTCGACCCGCTGCGCGACGAGGGGGACGCTTATGCCGCAGCGCTCGCCGCTGCCGGTGTGCCGGTCGAACACATCCGCATGGAAGGAATGATCCACGGCTTCCTGGGCTTCTTCGCTCAGGTCCCTCAATGCGTCGAAGTGCTCGACCGGATGGCACTCTCGATCAAGGCGGCGCTCACCGCCTGA
- a CDS encoding MaoC family dehydratase N-terminal domain-containing protein: MDLDIDHLRQWIGREETATELVTRSLVQRFNATLDREGDTAPGAIAPLMLHLCLASGAVPTSRLGEDGHSARGGFLPPVPLPRRMWAGGALEFRGELRIGETMARRSVVRDVVAKSGRSGVLCFVTVEHEVTGDGKPVLSERQDIVYRADEPPRPVAVRPPAAPAGAHQRAVALSSALLFRYSALTFNSHRIHYDVPYVRDVERYPGLVVHGPLQAMLLVQFAEAIRGARPSHFSFRSLSALFDDADFSLNAAEEGQALRLWTARTGGPIAMEARTEW; encoded by the coding sequence ATGGACCTCGACATCGACCATTTGCGCCAGTGGATCGGGCGCGAGGAAACTGCGACCGAGTTGGTGACCCGCAGTCTGGTGCAGCGCTTCAACGCCACGCTCGACCGCGAGGGCGATACCGCACCAGGTGCCATCGCTCCCCTGATGCTGCACCTATGTCTGGCGTCGGGCGCTGTCCCAACGTCACGCCTGGGAGAGGATGGCCATTCGGCGCGTGGCGGGTTCCTGCCGCCGGTACCTCTGCCGCGCCGCATGTGGGCGGGCGGCGCGCTAGAGTTTCGGGGCGAATTGCGTATCGGTGAAACCATGGCACGCCGCTCGGTCGTCCGCGACGTGGTTGCCAAATCAGGGCGCAGTGGCGTGCTCTGTTTCGTCACGGTCGAACACGAAGTGACCGGGGACGGCAAGCCCGTGCTGAGCGAGCGCCAGGATATCGTCTATCGCGCCGACGAACCGCCGAGGCCGGTCGCCGTACGGCCGCCTGCAGCGCCGGCGGGCGCGCACCAACGTGCTGTTGCCCTCTCGAGCGCGCTTCTGTTCCGCTATTCGGCGCTGACCTTCAACAGCCACCGCATCCACTACGACGTCCCGTATGTCCGGGATGTCGAACGCTATCCGGGTCTCGTCGTGCATGGACCGCTTCAGGCCATGCTGCTTGTGCAATTCGCCGAGGCGATCCGGGGCGCGCGCCCGTCGCATTTCAGCTTCCGTAGCTTGTCTGCGCTGTTCGACGATGCAGATTTCAGCCTGAACGCGGCCGAAGAAGGACAAGCTCTGCGGCTCTGGACGGCGCGTACGGGTGGCCCGATCGCGATGGAGGCACGGACGGAATGGTGA
- a CDS encoding MmgE/PrpD family protein, whose amino-acid sequence MIPIHSGQSLTDHLVALACHETAALPDAALRMARRSLFDWMTCGLAATSEPVARLLRGSAVEEAAAPVASLIGGGKTSPRMAALVNGATSHALDYDDTHFAHIGHLSVGIYPACLAVAELVDASVDQLVAAFLLGAEAAIRVGLALGPVHYDRGFHQTATAGAFGATVAAGRLLGLPGDRMREAIGLVATRASGIKNQFGSMGKPLNAGLAASNGVECALWARAGLSSALDGIEGTNGFLPTHSDRPNPQAGLRADFLFEAVKFKLHACCHGTHAMIEALLAMPARPKACQVEAIRLRTSPRWLTVCDLKAPRTGLEIKFSYAWLAAMAVSGISTAREDSYSETMATDRQLSALAARVTVVGDSSLTEMQAEGEITSSDGLVLRFGHDLDASVGPEILDRGLRAKAVALLGAEVAERLWQQTMEAGEGPAGDLGALLRAA is encoded by the coding sequence ATGATCCCGATTCATTCCGGCCAGAGTCTGACCGATCACCTTGTCGCTTTGGCCTGCCATGAGACCGCCGCGTTACCCGATGCTGCGTTGCGCATGGCGCGCCGTTCGCTGTTCGACTGGATGACCTGCGGGCTCGCCGCGACAAGCGAGCCGGTGGCGCGGCTGTTGCGCGGCTCTGCCGTCGAAGAGGCGGCGGCCCCTGTCGCCAGCCTGATCGGCGGTGGCAAGACCTCGCCGCGTATGGCGGCGCTCGTCAACGGCGCCACCTCGCATGCGCTCGACTACGATGACACGCATTTCGCCCATATCGGCCATCTGTCGGTGGGGATCTATCCAGCATGCCTTGCCGTAGCGGAGCTGGTCGACGCGTCCGTGGATCAGCTTGTCGCGGCCTTCCTGCTCGGAGCCGAAGCCGCGATCCGGGTCGGGTTGGCGCTTGGCCCGGTGCATTACGATCGAGGGTTTCACCAGACTGCCACCGCCGGCGCCTTCGGAGCAACAGTCGCGGCCGGGAGGCTCCTCGGTCTTCCAGGAGACAGGATGCGCGAGGCCATAGGCCTCGTCGCCACCCGCGCCTCGGGAATCAAGAACCAGTTTGGCAGCATGGGCAAGCCGCTGAATGCCGGGCTGGCCGCCTCGAACGGCGTGGAATGCGCACTCTGGGCGCGCGCCGGCCTGTCCTCGGCCCTCGACGGCATCGAGGGAACCAACGGGTTCCTTCCTACCCATTCTGACCGCCCAAACCCGCAGGCAGGGCTGCGGGCCGACTTCTTGTTCGAAGCCGTGAAATTCAAGCTGCACGCATGTTGCCATGGTACCCATGCGATGATCGAGGCGCTTCTGGCCATGCCTGCACGTCCGAAGGCCTGTCAGGTCGAGGCCATCCGGTTGCGCACGAGCCCGCGGTGGCTGACCGTCTGCGATTTGAAAGCGCCGCGGACCGGGCTGGAAATCAAATTCAGCTATGCTTGGCTGGCCGCAATGGCCGTTTCCGGCATTTCGACAGCCCGCGAGGACAGCTATTCCGAGACGATGGCGACGGACCGGCAGTTGTCGGCGCTTGCTGCACGCGTGACCGTTGTCGGGGACAGCTCTCTGACCGAGATGCAAGCCGAAGGCGAGATCACGTCGAGCGACGGTCTGGTACTTCGATTCGGGCACGACCTGGACGCATCGGTCGGGCCAGAGATCCTGGATCGGGGGCTGCGTGCCAAGGCCGTCGCGCTTCTCGGTGCGGAAGTCGCAGAGCGCCTCTGGCAGCAGACGATGGAAGCAGGCGAGGGCCCGGCGGGCGATCTGGGAGCGCTCCTGCGCGCTGCTTGA
- a CDS encoding TetR/AcrR family transcriptional regulator, translating to MQKARRTQAERHQESEQKLIQAAIEMVADRGYDQLRLADLGEAAGFSRGLAAHYFGNRESLMRRVVVEILARTSRSLSESDNPSDDPLEAIFRRLRAAVQRWTRAPTDGKALFAVIAAGVTNEDLAVDIRNHNLTVLGWFSGKFREAIDAGLVPANIDPDAEARLYFSIIRGAGTTDLVQPGWEAEVIIERFIASATSSYAAGVGR from the coding sequence ATGCAGAAAGCGCGTCGGACGCAGGCCGAACGCCATCAGGAATCGGAGCAGAAGCTGATCCAAGCCGCCATCGAGATGGTGGCCGACCGGGGATACGATCAGCTGAGGCTTGCCGATCTGGGGGAAGCAGCAGGGTTCAGCCGTGGTCTCGCGGCCCACTATTTTGGCAACCGAGAATCACTGATGCGCAGGGTGGTTGTCGAGATCCTGGCGCGAACCTCGAGAAGTCTTAGCGAGAGCGACAATCCGTCGGATGATCCTCTCGAAGCAATCTTCCGTCGCCTCAGGGCGGCGGTCCAACGATGGACTCGCGCACCAACCGATGGCAAAGCTCTGTTCGCCGTTATCGCGGCGGGCGTAACGAATGAAGATTTGGCCGTGGATATCCGCAACCATAACCTCACGGTATTGGGATGGTTTTCCGGCAAATTTCGCGAAGCGATCGACGCCGGTTTGGTGCCGGCCAACATCGATCCCGATGCTGAGGCACGGCTCTATTTTTCAATAATCCGCGGCGCCGGAACAACAGACCTTGTTCAACCTGGTTGGGAAGCCGAAGTCATCATCGAACGGTTTATCGCTTCCGCCACGTCGAGTTACGCCGCAGGAGTAGGCCGCTAG
- a CDS encoding CaiB/BaiF CoA-transferase family protein — translation MASARRPLEGLTVIAIEQAVAAPFCTSRLADAGGRVIKIERAEGDFARGYDDVAKGQSSYFVWLNRGKESLVVDLAAPDGKARLRALIDEADVLVQNLKPGALGRLGFAPEALRKSHPRLISCSISGYGETGPYAERKAYDLLIQAESGLSSITGGPDEPARVGISIVDIATGATAHAAILEALIGRGITGEGADIRVSMFDVMAEWLTVPLLHQEGGKAPTRIGLAHPSIAPYGVFKTRDGKDVLISIQSEREWAKFCAAFLHRPELVTDARFASNVVRVRNRAATDALVADAFAGLDAKAAQERLIEADIAFASVNDMAALSTHPHLRRITVATRNGPVAFPAPAPIVMGVEREYRPVPALPGEEA, via the coding sequence ATGGCCTCTGCCCGGCGCCCCCTGGAGGGGCTGACCGTCATCGCCATTGAGCAGGCGGTGGCGGCTCCGTTCTGTACCTCGCGCCTCGCGGATGCCGGCGGCCGCGTGATCAAGATCGAGCGAGCGGAGGGCGATTTCGCCCGCGGCTACGACGATGTCGCCAAGGGGCAGTCGAGCTACTTCGTCTGGCTGAACCGCGGCAAGGAATCGCTCGTCGTCGATCTCGCCGCGCCGGACGGCAAGGCTAGGCTGCGTGCGCTGATCGACGAGGCCGACGTGCTCGTCCAGAACCTCAAGCCGGGCGCGCTGGGTCGGTTGGGCTTCGCGCCAGAAGCGCTGCGCAAGAGCCATCCGCGCCTGATCTCATGCTCGATCAGCGGCTATGGCGAGACCGGCCCTTATGCCGAGCGCAAGGCCTACGACCTCCTGATCCAGGCCGAATCGGGCCTGTCCTCGATCACGGGCGGGCCCGACGAGCCCGCGCGGGTCGGCATCTCGATCGTCGACATCGCAACCGGCGCCACAGCGCATGCCGCTATCCTCGAAGCGCTGATCGGACGTGGCATCACTGGAGAAGGCGCCGACATCCGCGTCTCGATGTTCGACGTCATGGCAGAATGGCTCACCGTGCCCCTCCTGCACCAGGAGGGCGGCAAGGCGCCGACACGGATCGGCCTCGCCCATCCCTCGATTGCGCCTTACGGCGTGTTCAAGACACGAGATGGTAAAGACGTCCTGATTTCGATCCAGAGCGAACGCGAATGGGCAAAGTTCTGCGCTGCTTTCCTACACCGGCCGGAGCTGGTCACGGATGCGCGTTTCGCCAGCAATGTCGTGCGTGTGCGCAATCGCGCCGCGACGGACGCATTGGTGGCGGACGCCTTCGCCGGGCTCGACGCCAAGGCTGCGCAGGAGCGCCTGATCGAGGCTGACATTGCCTTCGCCTCGGTGAACGACATGGCGGCGCTCTCCACCCACCCACATTTGCGCCGCATCACCGTCGCCACCCGGAACGGCCCCGTCGCCTTTCCCGCGCCAGCACCGATCGTGATGGGCGTCGAGCGCGAGTACCGGCCTGTGCCGGCCCTTCCCGGAGAAGAAGCGTGA
- a CDS encoding SDR family oxidoreductase translates to MSELELRLDGRRILVTGAASGIGLGMTVNASAPGPVATPMLTDLVDGEQPNVASLPLGRVGEPHEVAAAAAYLASIDAGFVTGATIDVNGGLLMR, encoded by the coding sequence GTGAGTGAGTTGGAACTCAGGTTGGATGGAAGGAGGATCCTGGTCACCGGGGCGGCGTCGGGAATCGGGTTGGGAATGACGGTCAATGCCAGCGCACCGGGGCCTGTGGCCACTCCGATGCTCACCGACTTGGTCGATGGCGAGCAGCCGAATGTTGCGAGCCTGCCGCTCGGCCGGGTGGGCGAACCGCACGAGGTCGCCGCGGCGGCGGCGTACCTCGCTTCTATCGATGCCGGCTTCGTCACTGGTGCCACGATTGACGTGAACGGCGGATTGTTGATGCGCTGA
- a CDS encoding NAD(P)/FAD-dependent oxidoreductase, translating into MAKPTNDVDVLIVGAGFAGIYQLYRALKAGYSARVLERGGDAGGTWYWNRYPGARCDVPSLAYSVSYLPDLDQEWTWPEAFAHQSDILKYQQHIVDRLQLRPHMTFDTEVTETFWDGARWQVRSETGEAWSGRFLVMATGTLVVPRTPNVPGLESFKGRWFHTGRWPHEPVDFTGRRVAVVGTGSTGIQVIPVVAEEAAHLTVFQRTPKFTVPLGNRNLSEAEIADAKAAYPGFRAANRKADYGYHFDRPTYDLSKLPPEEQERLMQEAWDRGRFNGFLTSYAPNLGIVNKAVNDVLADFVRRKIAAVVKNPELAETLTPRGYPIGVNRLCRDTNYYETFNRANVSLVDNLKDPIVAITSRGIDTEKASYEFDDIIFATGYDAMTGPLTSIDIRGSDGRSVREAWLAGARTYLGVATAGFPNMFIITGPGGPSVLSNAIVTIEQNVDFITTVMEHMSKTGATTVSADPGAEEAWMQHVQDVSLQSLYREAHKANAWYTGANVPGKKVQFLPFAGGVGKYEVITDEVAAENYRGFVFA; encoded by the coding sequence ATGGCGAAGCCAACCAATGATGTTGACGTCCTGATTGTGGGGGCAGGGTTTGCAGGGATCTACCAGCTCTATCGGGCACTGAAGGCTGGCTACTCGGCTCGGGTCCTGGAGCGGGGTGGCGATGCAGGCGGGACCTGGTATTGGAACCGCTACCCGGGCGCTCGCTGCGATGTTCCCAGCCTCGCCTATTCTGTGTCCTATCTTCCCGATCTGGACCAAGAATGGACTTGGCCGGAGGCTTTCGCGCATCAATCCGACATCTTGAAATACCAGCAGCATATCGTCGACCGGCTGCAGCTGCGTCCTCACATGACCTTCGACACCGAGGTAACGGAGACCTTCTGGGACGGTGCTCGCTGGCAGGTGCGCAGCGAGACCGGTGAAGCGTGGTCCGGCCGCTTCCTCGTGATGGCGACGGGCACGCTGGTGGTCCCCAGGACGCCGAACGTGCCGGGGCTGGAGTCCTTCAAGGGCCGCTGGTTCCATACCGGGCGCTGGCCGCACGAGCCCGTCGATTTCACCGGGCGGCGGGTGGCAGTCGTCGGCACCGGGTCGACCGGCATCCAGGTCATCCCCGTTGTCGCCGAAGAGGCTGCGCACCTGACCGTGTTTCAGCGCACACCGAAATTCACGGTCCCGCTCGGCAACCGCAACCTGAGCGAAGCCGAAATCGCAGACGCCAAGGCGGCCTATCCCGGCTTCCGGGCCGCTAACCGGAAGGCCGACTACGGCTATCACTTCGACCGCCCGACCTACGATCTTTCGAAGCTGCCCCCGGAAGAACAGGAGCGGCTGATGCAGGAGGCCTGGGATCGCGGGCGCTTCAACGGTTTCCTCACCAGCTATGCGCCCAATCTCGGGATCGTCAACAAGGCGGTGAACGACGTGCTGGCCGATTTCGTACGGCGCAAGATCGCCGCGGTCGTCAAGAATCCCGAACTGGCCGAGACTCTCACCCCGCGCGGCTATCCGATCGGGGTGAACCGGTTGTGCCGGGACACGAATTATTATGAGACGTTCAACCGCGCCAACGTGTCGCTGGTCGACAATCTGAAGGATCCGATCGTCGCCATCACGTCCAGGGGGATCGATACCGAGAAGGCGAGCTACGAGTTCGACGACATCATTTTCGCCACCGGTTATGACGCGATGACCGGGCCGCTGACCTCGATCGACATCCGCGGATCGGATGGCCGCAGCGTCAGGGAAGCGTGGCTCGCTGGCGCCAGAACCTATCTTGGAGTGGCGACAGCGGGCTTTCCCAACATGTTCATCATCACCGGGCCGGGCGGCCCTTCGGTCCTGTCTAACGCCATCGTCACGATCGAGCAGAACGTCGACTTCATCACGACGGTGATGGAGCATATGAGCAAGACCGGCGCCACGACGGTCAGCGCGGATCCCGGTGCCGAAGAGGCCTGGATGCAGCATGTCCAAGACGTGTCGTTGCAGTCACTCTACCGCGAAGCGCACAAGGCGAATGCCTGGTACACCGGAGCCAACGTGCCGGGGAAGAAGGTGCAGTTCCTGCCCTTCGCAGGCGGCGTAGGCAAGTACGAGGTTATCACCGACGAGGTCGCTGCCGAGAATTACCGCGGCTTCGTGTTCGCCTGA